The genomic interval AAGAGGGGGGAGCGGCAGGCTCTCCCTCTTGACGAAAAAAACCGAACAGTGTATGATAGGGAAAACAAATGCGTATCAAATCTTTACATATTGGAGGCTTCTCATGAGCGTCATTCCCAAGATCACCTGCCGGCGCTGCGGGCGCGAGTATTCCGGCCTGCGCAGCCGCTGTCCATATTGCGGTACGGGACGCAGCAAATCCGCAGAGCGCATACCGCTGCGCACGTCCAGTGAAAATGCGGGCACGCCGGCGGCGGAGCACGCTGCGGTCAATACGAAGTGGCAGATGCTGTTCGGCGGCATTTTGCTCCTCGCGGTCGTGGCTGCCGTCATCGTGCTCATCACCGTGAGCCTGAACGCCAGTCAAAATACCCCGAGCGTTGCCGAGCCGACCCCGCCGGCGACGGTTTCCAGTGCCGCGCCGGTCGCCACGCCGACACCCACACCGGAGCCGACCCCGACTCCGACGCCGACTCCGTCGGTCACGAGCATCACCATCACGTTCCTCGGCAGCAAGCGCACGGAGTTCGCGGCCAAGGTCGGCGATGAGGTGCCGCTGAGCACGACGATCTATCCGGCCGGCGGCAATCAGACTGTCACGTGGTCGAGTAAGGACGAATCCATTGCCACCGTCAGCGACAAGGGCGTCGTGACCGGCGTGGGCAAAGGCACGACGACGATCACGGCCGAGTGCGGCGGCGTGAAGGCCGACTGCACGGTCTATATCACGGCGAAGTAAAGCGCCCCATGTTCGACGGCTCCGAAAATAATCGGGGCCGTCGAAAAAAGGGGTTGACAAAAGGATGCAGATGCGTTAGAATAACCAACGCTGACACGGACGATTAGCTCAGCTGGTATGAGCATCCGCTTGACGTGCGGAGGGTCACAGGTTCGAGTCCTGTATCGTCCACCACGAAGAATCCCGCAATCTGTTGAGATTGCGGGATTTTTTGCGTTTTGCAGCATGTCCGCACTGCGTCATACTGCCCGTTGCGACGGGCTAAAAACGCGGCTATTGGGCGTCTGCCGGGGCGTTTGGGGATACTTTTGGGGATATTTTTTCGGCTGCCGGAAAGGCCTGCAGCACGGTGCCGAGGTTGGCCTCCGGGCTGCGCTCAATGAGGTGCGTGTAAATGTTGAGCGTGGTCTCCACCTTGGAGTGCCCGGCCAGGTACTGCACGACCTTGACATTGGCGCCGGACAGGATCAGGTTGGTGATGTATGTGTGCCGTAGGATGTGCGGCGTGACGTCAAAGTCGATCGTGATCTGCACCTTGGAGTTGCGCACCATCTCGCCGAGCTTTTTCTCACGGAGCACGGTCTCACCGTGCTCCGTGCGCTTGGCCGTGCCGGTCTGGCGGCGCGTGATGTAGCGCCAGGCGTTGCGGTACGCCGTCATGCTCCACGGCTGGCCGTCGCTGCTGCTGATGACATAGTCGCCGGTCGCGGTGCGCTGCAGGTCGGCGAGGCAGCCGACGAGCTTGGGCGGGATTGGCACGTCGCGCCGGGCGGCCGCGCTCTTGAGCTCGTCCGAGACGACCGGTTGATTGTGCACCCAGCGCAGCGCGCGGCGCACGGAGATATACGGCGCAGCGCCGTCGAGATGGACGCAGTCCCACTCCAGGCCGAGGATCTCCTCGCGGCGCAGACCGGCGTACAGGCCAATCATCACAAACGGATAGATGCGTGTGCCCGCGACGGCGTCCTCCAGCGTCTGCATCTGCTGACGGGACAGCGCCTCTTTTTCGGCCGATTTTTTGCCGCCGGCGCGCAGTCCGGCGCACGGGTTATGCCGCACGACGCCCGCGCGCTCGCCCGCTTCAAAGATCTTTTTGAGCGCGCAGACGATCTTATCCTGCGAGCTGCGCGACAGGGCGCCGCAGGCGCGCATTACCTCTGCGATGTCGTCCTCGGAGACCTCCAGTATGTGCCGCGCGCCGATAATCGGGCAGATGTGGCGATTGATGGCGATAGCATAGTCGGACTTGCGGCTGTCGCTGAGGTGCGCCGTATAGAGCTTGTACCACGTCTGCGCATACTGCCACACCATGGGATTGGCTGCCAGCGCCTTGCGGCGCTCGACCTCGACCAGGCGCTCGGCGACCTTGCGCTCCAGCTCCTCCGGGTCCTTGGCGTACACGGCGATATAGACACCGCGCTCGTCCCTGATCTTTTTCTTGAGATATTTTTGCATAGCAAATGCGCCTTGCATCTTGCGCGCCCGGCATGGGCGTGATAAGATAACAGGGCAGACTACCCCCTTTATTGCTTGGGTTGGGTTTTCTGTGTCAGCCGTCCGGTGTGCCAGCACCGGGCGGCTATTTTGTTATGTGTCCAATTTGGACACTATGCATTTTTGTTGCGGCCGTAAAAGATTTTGCCATGACGCAGGTTGCGCTTGTAGTAGCAGTGTGTGGATAGCTCCTGATCCGGATTTATGCACTTACCAGCGTCGCTGCACGCCTCATAGCGCGAGCAGCAGCCGAAATCAGTTGGCAGCGCATCAATCATATCGTCGAGGATCGCGGAGAGCAACGGCGCGTAGCTGACAATCGACTCAGCATCTGCAAGAGGCAGACGCACATAATACGGATCCGACCTGAGGTGTGATGTGCTGACATTCGCGGGGATCATATGCTCGTATTTGACCGGGATTGTCACATGACTTTTTTTGCCGCGGATGCTGATGCGGCATACGAGGCTGTTCTCGCTCCCGAGGTATAGGGAGCTGTACTGCGCGCCGTCCGCCTTAAAAATGAGCATATCTTCAGGTGTTGTCGCGTTGCGCATCGTCTCGAGGAGCGCCGGCTCTATCAGCTTGTACGCTGCCGTTTCCGCCGACATCTCATCCAACATATCCAGAGTGATCTGCTCCATTATACTTTTGCCCCCAAACCCGCGAGCTCCAAAAACTCGCACTCATTGATGATTTGTATCTGCGCCTGCCCGCTGCTGTTGAGCTCATATGCCTTGAGCTCCTTTGTGCTGTGCCCGCTTGCGCCGACGGCATCCGGGTCCTGCTCGCCGAGGACGAGATAATGCACTTTTTTGGACACGGACGTTTTGACCGTCGCGCCGCAGTTTATGGCTATCTGCATCGCCTCGCCGCGGTCGATGCTGAGCTCGCCGGTAAACACAATGTTTTTGCCGTATAGACAGCCGCGCTGATCGATCGTGTCGACTGTCGGAGCAATGTCACACGGCCGCGGCGCGTGCGGGTATGTCTTACTGTGCCCCTGTTGATGTGCAGACCTGTGCACCGGTTCACGAGCCGGGACAACATCGGCGTAATGGTAGATGTCTACGTCGGGCGATGTTGCGAGGTATTCCCACGCAGACAGACAGCCGCTGCGCTGGATACCGGTTATGGCAATCATTGCGCACGCCTGCGCGTCGTCCAGCGCGTTGTGATGCTGTTCGAGCTGGATGTGCAGCGCGTCCGTGCAGTTGTCCAGCTTCGCCTTGGCGATGCCAAGAGAGTGCGCGACGTCCAGAGTGTCGGCGTAAATAAAGTCTGGTATCTCATGGCTCAGCGACTGCAACAGTACCGTCATGTCA from Clostridiales bacterium carries:
- a CDS encoding Ig-like domain-containing protein, which codes for MSVIPKITCRRCGREYSGLRSRCPYCGTGRSKSAERIPLRTSSENAGTPAAEHAAVNTKWQMLFGGILLLAVVAAVIVLITVSLNASQNTPSVAEPTPPATVSSAAPVATPTPTPEPTPTPTPTPSVTSITITFLGSKRTEFAAKVGDEVPLSTTIYPAGGNQTVTWSSKDESIATVSDKGVVTGVGKGTTTITAECGGVKADCTVYITAK
- a CDS encoding site-specific integrase — protein: MQKYLKKKIRDERGVYIAVYAKDPEELERKVAERLVEVERRKALAANPMVWQYAQTWYKLYTAHLSDSRKSDYAIAINRHICPIIGARHILEVSEDDIAEVMRACGALSRSSQDKIVCALKKIFEAGERAGVVRHNPCAGLRAGGKKSAEKEALSRQQMQTLEDAVAGTRIYPFVMIGLYAGLRREEILGLEWDCVHLDGAAPYISVRRALRWVHNQPVVSDELKSAAARRDVPIPPKLVGCLADLQRTATGDYVISSSDGQPWSMTAYRNAWRYITRRQTGTAKRTEHGETVLREKKLGEMVRNSKVQITIDFDVTPHILRHTYITNLILSGANVKVVQYLAGHSKVETTLNIYTHLIERSPEANLGTVLQAFPAAEKISPKVSPNAPADAQ
- a CDS encoding exonuclease domain-containing protein, producing MSCDFLAIDFETANASRGSACSVGIAAVSGLRIVDTYYSLIKPRVAGFDSYNISVHGITDEDVANAKTLDELWQEISCMFSPHTPVFAHNAHFDMTVLLQSLSHEIPDFIYADTLDVAHSLGIAKAKLDNCTDALHIQLEQHHNALDDAQACAMIAITGIQRSGCLSAWEYLATSPDVDIYHYADVVPAREPVHRSAHQQGHSKTYPHAPRPCDIAPTVDTIDQRGCLYGKNIVFTGELSIDRGEAMQIAINCGATVKTSVSKKVHYLVLGEQDPDAVGASGHSTKELKAYELNSSGQAQIQIINECEFLELAGLGAKV